The Kribbella sp. NBC_00662 nucleotide sequence CGGCGAAGCCCTCTCCCGAATAACCAAAGACCTGTAAACGGGGTTTCCCGGGGCATGCAGGGGCAGATCCACAAATCCCCGCCCACCCCCACAAACTCCGGCTACAGTTGATCTTGCCGGGGGACAGGAGTCCCCCGGAAGTGAACCCGGCAGCCCTCCGGACGGTGGACGAGCCGGGTTTCGCGCTGTCAGAGCTCCCTCAGCTGACAAGCGGCGTGACCGCCTGCTTCCAAGCACCTCCTCTGATCCAGCTCCAGGCGACGGCGTCAGGAATCCAGAGCAGCGGATCTGCCTTGGCGACGAGCACATCCCACCGCAACGACTCGTGACAGCCGAAACGCCGTGCAGCTTCGCGGAGGCAAACGGCGGTCGTGCTCGTAGGTCGATTCGTCTCGCTCGACCACCAGCCCCTCGACCGACTCAGCACTGTCACGGACAATAGCCTCGAGGCACTGTCGACGCGCCTCGTAGGTGTTCTGCCCGACGGCATAGACGTCGACCAGCAGGTGAAGAGGCTGTCGGGTGCGACGCGGGGGCATCTCGGGGCAACCTGGGGCAGATTGGGAAATGCGCCCGCCGCACGTAAAACAAGGCGTTATGGTGCTGCTGCCTCGGGATAGAAGAATCCCTTGGAAGTTGGCCGGGCAGCTCACCGGACGGTGGACGAGCCCGGTCCGCGCAGGCGGGAGCCGCCGGAGGGGTGAGTCCTCCGGCGGCTCCTGCAGGATTAGTTGCGGTTGAGGGTGAAGGTGGTGGTTGTGTTTTGGATGTCTTTGGCGTTGTTGGACAGGCTTAGGTTGGTGAAGGTGGCTGTGCCTACGGCTGGGCCTTGGCCTGGTTCTGGGAGTTCGTTGGCCCAGATTCCGAAGCCGGACTTGGCGTCGAAGGCGTCGCCGGATTTGCGGGCTCCGGTGATTGTGGTGTTGGTGAAGACGGTGTCGGCGACCGGGAACTGTGGTTGTCCGCCGACGTAATTGGTCTGGAACATGATTCCGCTGTACGTCGGATCGACCACATCGAGATCATTCACGCGAATCCCCTGGAAGATCTTCGACGCCGAGAAGATCCAGACCGCAGGGAACGCCTGATTGCCCCAGAAATGACCACCGGACCGAACCACCGAGGCATTCTGGAAGACGGTCGGCGGTGTCGCGCCGAAGCCGTTCATCGGAATGCCGAAGTCCAGCGAACTGATCGTGATCCCGGGATAGGTGAGCATGTCCGCCGCGTACAGATTCCGGAAGATGTTGTTCGTCCCGCCGTACACCGCGAATCCGGCCGCCCGCCACGTCAGCGACGCGGACAGATTCTCGAAGACGTTGTCCCGGACCTCCCCGCCGCCGTTGTCGGTGGCGTTGAAGAGCGCGAAACTGTCGTCGCCGGTCGAGCGGGCGTCGTTGTTGCTGACGGTGTTCCCGGCCGATCCGTTCGTCATGTTGATGCCGTCGGCGAACGTGTCCCGGATGCGCGAGTTCTTGATCACCGAGTTGTCGGTGTTCGCGCCCCAGTACAGGCACATCTGGTGCTCGACCCAGATGTTGTCGATCGTCATGTTCGACGTACCGGCGAAGTTGAACACCTTCCCGGGGCCGTCGTTGCGGCTGTCGTAGTTCCCGAAGTACGAGAATCCGCTGAACGTCGACCCGTTCGCCGACGACTGGGAGTCGAACCCGACATCGGTGTTCGACTGGTTCTGCGGCGCCACGAAGCGGGTGAACCACGGTCCCGCGCCGACGACGCGAATCGCACGACCGTAGACGTTGAACTTCGACGACGTCTGGTACTCACCCGCCGGCAGGTAAACACCCTGCAACGTGGTGTCCTGCCGCACCCGGTCGAGCGCGCTCTGCACGTCCTGCTGGGTGAACCCGGCCGGTGTCACGAAACCCGCTCCCGGGTTCGGGATCGCCGTAACGGCCTCGGTGTCGATGAAGTCGATCGAGTACGTCGTGCTGTTGGCCGGATCCTTCTGCAGCCGGATCTTCGTCCCGGCCGGGTAGGTCTGGTCGAGCATCAGGTTGGCTTCGTCGTAGATGTGCCGCGCCGGCCCCGAACCGGGCGAGTTGTTCGGCGACGCCTCCGCGCCGTACAGCCACGCGTACTTCGAGGTCAGCGGCAACGTCTTCGCGAAGCTGCCGTTGACGTACACGTTGATCGACGAACTCTGCCCACCGCCACCGGCCGAGTCCGGCATCGAGAACCGCGTGACCAGCGTGTTCGTCGACGCGCGTGTGGTGAACTCGACGTACGAACCGTTCGAGTTCAGTGTCACCGCACGCCTCCCCGAAGCTTCACCGGCCAGATCGCCGATGGTCCGGTTCGGCCCGATGACGGCCGCGCCGCCGCCGACCGAGGCGTCCTCCGCCTCCAGATGGTCGTACGGCATGTTCGCACCGCGACCGACGAACAGCGGCCGTTCGCTGGTGTTGTTCGTCCGCTTCACCGGCAACTCGTTCGCGTCATCGGCGACCACCACACGCACGGTGTAGCGCCCGTTCGCCGCCGTCCAGTTGCCCAGCGCAACAGCGGAG carries:
- a CDS encoding discoidin domain-containing protein, with the translated sequence MRIPRWRLLTALLAASLAAAPLVRPAPAAQAAVLAGPNLAAGKAASASSSTQNYAASNVTDGNQSSYWESANNAFPQWVQVDLGSSVATNQVVLKLPTANWGARDETLAVQGSVDGQNFTDLSASAARTFSPPNNTVTVDYGTATTRYVRIRITANTGWPAGQLSELEVYGPATGDTQAPTAPGGLAFTEPGAGQIRLTWNASTDNVGVTGYDVYANGQLRTSVTGLTYTDNQPANVSVSYFVRAKDAAGNQSANSNTVTRNGSGGPGSNLALHKPITASGYTFTYVPANANDDNVTTYWEGNANPATLTTQLGANADLSSIVIRLNPDSAWGPRTQTFSILGREQSASGFSTIVPSAAYNFSPSSGNSVTIPVSARVADVRLNFTGNTGAPAGQVAELQVLGVPAPNPDLTLSGVNWTPTSPVETDTITVRATVNNGGTAASAATDVNFYLGDTKVGTAAVGALAAGASTTVSASIGTRDAGSYSLSAKVDEANSVIEQNDGNNTAAASGPLVVTPVASSDLVASAVNWTPGNPSAGNSVAFSVALRNQGSVASASGAHGITLTVLNGSSVVTTLTGSYTGAIAAGATTSAVALGNWTAANGRYTVRVVVADDANELPVKRTNNTSERPLFVGRGANMPYDHLEAEDASVGGGAAVIGPNRTIGDLAGEASGRRAVTLNSNGSYVEFTTRASTNTLVTRFSMPDSAGGGGQSSSINVYVNGSFAKTLPLTSKYAWLYGAEASPNNSPGSGPARHIYDEANLMLDQTYPAGTKIRLQKDPANSTTYSIDFIDTEAVTAIPNPGAGFVTPAGFTQQDVQSALDRVRQDTTLQGVYLPAGEYQTSSKFNVYGRAIRVVGAGPWFTRFVAPQNQSNTDVGFDSQSSANGSTFSGFSYFGNYDSRNDGPGKVFNFAGTSNMTIDNIWVEHQMCLYWGANTDNSVIKNSRIRDTFADGINMTNGSAGNTVSNNDARSTGDDSFALFNATDNGGGEVRDNVFENLSASLTWRAAGFAVYGGTNNIFRNLYAADMLTYPGITISSLDFGIPMNGFGATPPTVFQNASVVRSGGHFWGNQAFPAVWIFSASKIFQGIRVNDLDVVDPTYSGIMFQTNYVGGQPQFPVADTVFTNTTITGARKSGDAFDAKSGFGIWANELPEPGQGPAVGTATFTNLSLSNNAKDIQNTTTTFTLNRN